From the genome of Streptomyces sp. NBC_01317, one region includes:
- the sepH gene encoding septation protein SepH: MPELRVVAVSNDGTRLVLKAADSTEYTLPIDERLRAAVRNDRARLGQIEIEVESHLRPRDIQARIRAGASAEEVAQHAGIPVDRVRRFEGPVLAERAFMAERARKTPVRRPGENAGPQLGEAVQERLTLRGAEKETVQWDSWRRDDGTWEVLLVYLVAGEPHSASWTYDPPRRLVQAVDDEARALIGDTDDTLATKEPSFPFVPRIARLPRDRPMDRALDRGPERASLPESDESERDSLTSLLEAVPSFRGDMVVPERPAPPEPPDVDPGPAPDEEEPVAPAASAGAGSAYADVLMPRSVTGHRDRLTGTTDRQAEADGVRPGRRAAVPSWDEIVFGTRRKKQD; this comes from the coding sequence ATGCCCGAACTGCGTGTCGTGGCCGTCTCCAACGACGGCACACGACTGGTGCTCAAGGCTGCGGACAGCACGGAATACACGCTTCCGATCGACGAGCGGCTCCGGGCTGCCGTCCGCAACGACCGCGCCCGGCTCGGCCAGATCGAGATCGAGGTGGAGAGCCATCTCCGGCCTCGTGACATCCAGGCCCGGATACGGGCGGGCGCCTCCGCCGAGGAGGTCGCGCAGCACGCCGGCATCCCGGTGGACCGGGTCCGCCGGTTCGAGGGCCCGGTGCTGGCGGAGCGCGCCTTCATGGCCGAACGGGCCAGGAAGACCCCCGTACGCCGGCCCGGTGAGAACGCGGGACCCCAGCTCGGTGAGGCCGTGCAGGAGCGCCTGACCCTGCGTGGCGCCGAGAAGGAGACCGTCCAGTGGGACTCCTGGCGCCGCGACGACGGCACGTGGGAAGTCCTGCTCGTCTACCTGGTCGCGGGTGAACCGCACTCGGCGAGCTGGACGTACGACCCGCCCAGGCGGCTGGTCCAGGCCGTCGACGACGAGGCGCGCGCGCTGATCGGTGACACGGACGACACGCTCGCTACAAAGGAGCCGAGCTTCCCGTTCGTGCCCCGGATCGCCCGGCTGCCGCGCGACCGGCCGATGGACCGCGCGCTCGACCGGGGGCCCGAGCGTGCCTCGCTGCCGGAGTCGGACGAGAGCGAGCGGGACTCGCTGACCAGCCTGCTGGAGGCGGTGCCCAGCTTCCGGGGCGACATGGTCGTACCGGAACGGCCCGCGCCGCCGGAGCCGCCCGACGTTGATCCGGGGCCGGCCCCGGACGAGGAGGAGCCGGTCGCGCCCGCCGCGTCGGCCGGTGCCGGTTCGGCGTACGCGGACGTGCTGATGCCGCGCTCCGTGACGGGTCATCGCGACCGGCTCACGGGCACGACGGACCGCCAGGCGGAGGCGGACGGCGTCCGTCCGGGCCGCCGGGCGGCGGTGCCGAGCTGGGACGAGATCGTGTTCGGTACGAGACGGAAGAAGCAGGACTAG
- a CDS encoding sulfurtransferase, with protein MTAIISAAQLAGESAGPRPPVLLDVRWSLGGPPGRPAYDAGHLPGAVYIDLDRELAGPAGAGGRHPLPGVAAFGAVMRRAGVSADTPVVVYDGGQGWAAARAWWLLRWTGHLDVRVLDGGLAAWTGPLSTDTPSPAEGDFAPVPGGMPLLDADGAAALADEGLLLDARAAERYRGDVEPIDRVGGHIPGAVSAPTTENVAEDGRFLPADRLTARFGALGATEETKNVGVYCGSGVSGAHEVLALEIAGHRAALYAGSWSEWSSDESRPVATGPDPR; from the coding sequence ATGACTGCCATCATCTCCGCCGCCCAACTCGCGGGCGAGTCAGCCGGGCCGCGACCGCCCGTCCTCCTGGATGTGCGCTGGAGCCTGGGCGGCCCTCCAGGGCGTCCCGCGTACGACGCGGGGCATCTGCCGGGCGCCGTCTACATCGACCTCGACAGGGAGCTGGCGGGCCCGGCAGGCGCCGGCGGCCGGCACCCGCTGCCGGGCGTGGCGGCCTTCGGCGCGGTGATGCGCCGGGCCGGCGTCTCGGCGGACACGCCCGTGGTCGTGTACGACGGGGGTCAGGGCTGGGCGGCCGCCCGCGCGTGGTGGCTGCTGCGCTGGACCGGCCACCTGGACGTACGGGTCCTGGACGGCGGCCTCGCGGCCTGGACCGGCCCGCTCTCCACCGACACCCCGTCCCCGGCCGAGGGCGACTTCGCGCCGGTGCCGGGCGGGATGCCGCTGCTGGACGCGGACGGCGCGGCGGCGCTGGCGGACGAGGGCCTGCTGCTGGACGCGCGGGCGGCGGAGCGCTACCGCGGGGACGTCGAGCCGATCGACCGGGTCGGCGGCCACATCCCGGGCGCGGTGTCCGCCCCGACGACGGAGAACGTGGCCGAGGACGGCCGCTTCCTGCCCGCCGACCGCCTCACCGCCCGGTTCGGCGCGCTGGGAGCCACGGAGGAGACCAAGAACGTGGGGGTGTACTGCGGCTCGGGCGTCTCCGGGGCCCATGAGGTGCTGGCCCTGGAGATCGCCGGACACCGGGCGGCCCTGTACGCGGGCTCCTGGTCGGAGTGGTCCTCGGACGAGTCACGCCCGGTCGCCACGGGCCCGGACCCGCGCTAG
- a CDS encoding VOC family protein — protein MTDAPVRRTPGTPCWVSLMVHDVPATEAFYGALFGWEFVPGPPELGLYVRGRIGEDEIAGIGQLQPNPMLRVAWSAYLATDDADATASAVRINGGTVAVPPLAAGRAGRLSIASDPAGALFGLWEAGTHVGTMVSGPHGTPVWCELITPETASIGAFYRGLFAYDEPAGGAGGGGSGPDVQTLALAGTPVASLHGIGSGRFRERHPHWIVYFEVDDTDAAAAMVTERGGQVLRAPRDGAHGRTAIVTDPEGALFGIVRSPERTVRSPEGESGPSAGGETPWSAGGDGQDVR, from the coding sequence ATGACCGACGCACCGGTCCGGCGCACCCCGGGCACCCCCTGCTGGGTCAGCCTGATGGTGCACGACGTGCCCGCGACCGAGGCGTTCTACGGCGCGCTGTTCGGATGGGAGTTCGTGCCGGGGCCGCCCGAACTGGGACTGTACGTGCGGGGCCGGATCGGCGAGGACGAGATCGCGGGCATCGGCCAGCTCCAGCCGAACCCGATGCTCCGGGTCGCCTGGTCCGCGTACCTGGCGACGGACGACGCCGACGCGACGGCGAGCGCGGTCAGGATCAACGGCGGGACGGTCGCGGTCCCGCCGCTGGCGGCGGGGCGGGCCGGGCGGCTGTCCATCGCGTCGGACCCGGCGGGCGCCCTGTTCGGGCTCTGGGAGGCGGGGACCCATGTCGGCACGATGGTCTCCGGGCCGCACGGCACCCCCGTCTGGTGCGAGCTGATCACGCCGGAGACGGCGTCCATCGGCGCGTTCTACCGGGGCCTGTTCGCGTACGACGAGCCCGCCGGCGGCGCGGGCGGCGGCGGTTCGGGGCCGGACGTCCAGACGCTGGCGCTGGCGGGGACACCGGTGGCGTCGCTGCACGGCATCGGCAGCGGTCGCTTCCGGGAGCGGCACCCGCACTGGATCGTCTACTTCGAGGTGGACGACACGGACGCGGCGGCGGCGATGGTGACCGAGCGGGGAGGCCAGGTGCTCCGGGCGCCCCGGGACGGCGCGCACGGGCGGACCGCGATCGTCACGGACCCGGAGGGCGCGCTCTTCGGGATCGTACGATCACCGGAACGGACCGTACGGTCACCGGAGGGTGAGAGCGGACCGTCGGCCGGGGGTGAGACCCCATGGTCAGCCGGGGGTGACGGGCAGGACGTCCGGTGA
- a CDS encoding thymidine kinase, translating into MPELVFFSGTMDCGKSTLALQIGHNRSARGLQGVIFTRDDRAGEGKLSSRLGLVTDAVEADEDMDLYAYLVDHITRGGRADHVIVDEAQFLAPRQIDQLARIVDDLNLDVFAFGITTDFRTKLFPGSQRLIELADRIEALQVEAMCWCGARATHNARTVGGRMVVEGAQVVVGDVHHSTGDVGYEVLCRRHHRRRMTSAASHAGALSPDVLPVTPG; encoded by the coding sequence ATGCCAGAGCTCGTCTTCTTCTCCGGAACGATGGACTGCGGGAAGAGCACGCTGGCCCTCCAGATCGGGCACAACCGTTCGGCGCGTGGCCTCCAGGGCGTGATCTTCACGCGCGACGACCGGGCCGGCGAGGGCAAGCTGTCCTCGCGTCTGGGCCTGGTCACGGACGCCGTCGAGGCCGACGAGGACATGGACCTGTACGCCTACCTCGTCGACCACATCACCCGCGGCGGCCGCGCCGACCACGTGATCGTGGACGAGGCGCAGTTCCTCGCCCCCCGCCAGATCGACCAGCTCGCCCGGATCGTGGACGACCTCAACCTGGACGTCTTCGCCTTCGGCATCACCACCGACTTCCGTACGAAGCTGTTCCCGGGGTCCCAGCGCCTCATCGAGCTGGCCGACCGGATCGAGGCCCTCCAGGTCGAGGCCATGTGCTGGTGCGGCGCGCGGGCGACGCACAACGCCAGGACGGTCGGCGGCCGGATGGTGGTCGAGGGCGCGCAGGTCGTGGTGGGCGATGTGCACCACTCGACGGGGGACGTCGGGTACGAGGTGCTCTGCCGGCGCCACCACCGGCGCAGGATGACCAGCGCGGCGTCCCACGCGGGCGCGCTGTCACCGGACGTCCTGCCCGTCACCCCCGGCTGA
- a CDS encoding alkaline phosphatase family protein — protein MRTGSRPVQAQTPAPTTARWPDDPLPLALGTAPVPEYGSGSLADLLPTLAAGQGVPNLTAAIPELTPADRNCVFLIDGLGWEQIKAHPAEAPYLTSLLGTSRGSTGRPITAGFPATTATSLASVGTGLPPGAHGLPGYTVRDPATGALMNQLRWQPWTAPHVWQPYPTVFQLADAAGVHTAQVSSPTFRDTPLTQVALSGGTFHGRLTGEDRMDLAAAQLAAADRSLVYTYYSEVDGKGHRFGVDSDAWRGQLMYVDRLVQRLAEQLPPRAALYVTADHGMIDIPFDDESRIDFDEDWELRAGVALLGGEGRARHVYAVPGAEADVLTVWREVIGDRFWVASRDEAVEAGWFGPPGTVEERVYGRIGDVVAAAHADVVITASVKEPHESAMVGMHGSMTPVEQLVPLLEVRS, from the coding sequence GTGCGGACAGGCTCCCGGCCCGTACAGGCGCAGACCCCCGCCCCGACCACGGCCCGCTGGCCCGACGACCCCCTCCCGCTCGCCCTCGGCACCGCCCCCGTACCGGAGTACGGCAGCGGCTCCCTCGCCGACCTGCTCCCCACCCTCGCCGCCGGACAGGGCGTACCGAACCTGACCGCGGCCATCCCCGAACTCACCCCCGCCGACCGCAACTGCGTCTTCCTGATCGACGGCCTCGGCTGGGAGCAGATCAAGGCCCACCCCGCCGAGGCGCCGTACCTGACCTCGCTCCTCGGCACCTCCCGTGGCTCCACGGGACGGCCGATCACCGCCGGGTTCCCCGCCACCACCGCGACCTCCCTCGCCTCCGTCGGCACCGGCCTGCCCCCCGGCGCGCACGGCCTGCCCGGCTACACCGTCCGCGACCCCGCGACCGGCGCGCTGATGAACCAGCTCCGCTGGCAGCCCTGGACCGCGCCGCACGTCTGGCAGCCGTACCCGACGGTCTTCCAGCTCGCCGACGCGGCCGGCGTGCACACCGCCCAGGTCTCGTCCCCGACGTTCCGCGACACCCCGCTCACCCAGGTCGCGCTGAGCGGCGGCACGTTCCACGGCCGGCTCACCGGCGAGGACAGGATGGACCTCGCCGCGGCCCAACTCGCCGCCGCCGACCGGTCGCTGGTGTACACGTACTACAGCGAGGTCGACGGCAAGGGCCACCGCTTCGGCGTCGACTCCGACGCCTGGCGCGGGCAGTTGATGTACGTCGACCGTCTCGTCCAGCGCCTTGCCGAACAACTCCCGCCTCGCGCCGCGCTCTACGTGACCGCCGACCACGGCATGATCGACATCCCCTTCGACGACGAGTCGCGCATCGACTTCGACGAGGACTGGGAGCTGCGCGCCGGAGTCGCCCTGCTGGGCGGCGAGGGCCGCGCCCGCCATGTGTACGCCGTCCCGGGCGCCGAGGCCGACGTCCTGACCGTGTGGCGCGAGGTGATCGGCGACCGCTTCTGGGTGGCGAGCCGCGACGAGGCCGTCGAGGCGGGCTGGTTCGGCCCGCCGGGCACGGTGGAGGAGCGGGTGTACGGCAGGATCGGCGACGTGGTCGCGGCGGCCCACGCCGACGTCGTGATCACCGCCTCGGTGAAGGAGCCCCACGAGTCGGCGATGGTCGGGATGCACGGCTCGATGACCCCCGTCGAACAGTTGGTCCCCCTCCTCGAAGTACGCTCCTAG
- a CDS encoding DUF5998 family protein, whose product MAKTGTTTQGLRTAIERSGYYPALVAEAVEAAVGGEPIVSYVVHQETTFDANEVRRHVTVLVLTAHRFIVSHTDEQASDTSSPTPYATTSTESVKIDRISSVVVSRVVGNPESYTPGTLPREVVLTIGWGAVSRIDLEPAACGDPNCEADHGYTGSSTADDLSLRVSEAGDGPDTVRQTLAFAQALSEATAATAATAR is encoded by the coding sequence ATGGCGAAGACCGGTACGACGACCCAGGGGCTGCGCACGGCGATCGAGCGCAGCGGCTACTACCCGGCTCTCGTGGCCGAGGCGGTGGAGGCCGCTGTCGGCGGCGAGCCGATCGTGTCGTACGTGGTGCACCAGGAGACCACCTTCGACGCGAACGAGGTGCGCCGCCATGTCACCGTCCTCGTCCTGACGGCCCACCGCTTCATCGTCAGCCACACGGACGAACAGGCTTCCGACACCAGCTCCCCGACGCCCTACGCCACGACCTCCACCGAGTCCGTCAAGATCGACCGCATCTCGTCGGTCGTGGTCAGCAGGGTCGTCGGCAACCCGGAGTCGTACACCCCCGGCACCCTGCCCCGCGAGGTCGTCCTCACCATCGGCTGGGGTGCCGTCTCCCGTATCGACCTGGAGCCCGCCGCCTGCGGCGACCCCAACTGCGAGGCGGACCACGGCTATACGGGCAGTTCCACCGCCGACGACCTGAGCCTGCGGGTCAGCGAGGCGGGCGACGGCCCCGACACCGTCCGCCAGACGCTCGCCTTCGCCCAGGCCCTCTCGGAAGCCACCGCGGCCACCGCGGCGACCGCTCGCTGA
- a CDS encoding bifunctional acetate--CoA ligase family protein/GNAT family N-acetyltransferase: protein METASEHAYPGHWEADVVLRDGGTARIRPITADDAERLVSFFEQVSDESKYYRFFAPYPRLSDKDVHRFTHHDYVDRVGLAVTVGGEFIATVRYDRIDDRGRSASAPADEAEVAFLVQDAHQGRGIASALLEHIAAVARERGIRRFAAEVLPANNKMIKVFRDAGFTQKRSFEDGAVHLTLDLEPTDASLAVQRGREQRAEARSVQRLLAPGSVAVIGTGRTPGGVGRTVLRNLGAGGFTGRTYAVNDAFAPDTRELDGVPAVRSLAEIPGPVDLAILAVPARRVPEAVARCGEHGVQGLVVLSAGYAESGDDGRARQRELVRQVRSYGMRLIGPNAFGIINTSPAVRLNASLAPEPPARGRIGLFTQSGSIGIALLAGLHRRGARLSTFISAGNRADVSGNDFLQYWYEDPDTDVVLMYLESLGNPRKFTRLARRTAAVKPVVAVKGARHSGSAPPGHAVPVTRIPDATVSALLRRAGVIRVDTVTELVDAGLLLASQPLPAGPRVAILGNSESLGLLTYDACLAEGLRPLPPRDLTTSATPADFRTALTTALSDPSCDAVVVTVIPHVGEMSTPPLPETTEATALARALREATTHAPPKPVAVVHVELPGLAEALSATDPDGDRADAAGEDAPGGPRAVPAYPAAERAVRALAEVVQYAAWRRGIAEPGKVLEYDNIDEVGAGALIRRALAEGAADPRGVKLGDDDAAELLGRYGISVRPTLPAPGPDDAATAAARLGYPVALKTTAPHLRHRADLGGVRLDLGDEAQLRLAYGELTDALGAPAELLPVVQSMAPRGVDTVVRAAIDPAAGAVLSFGLAGAASELLGDLAHRLVPATDRDAAEQIRSIRAAPLLFGWRGSTPVDTPALEELLLRVSRLVDDHPEIVSVDLEPVVVATHGLSVLGAGVRLAPPPARDDFGPRRLPSY from the coding sequence ATGGAGACGGCGTCGGAGCACGCGTACCCCGGTCACTGGGAAGCGGATGTGGTGCTGCGGGACGGGGGCACCGCCCGGATCAGGCCCATCACGGCCGACGACGCGGAGCGCCTGGTCAGCTTCTTCGAACAGGTCTCCGACGAATCGAAGTACTACCGTTTCTTCGCTCCCTACCCCCGGCTGTCCGACAAGGACGTGCACCGCTTCACCCACCACGACTACGTCGACCGGGTCGGTCTCGCGGTGACGGTGGGCGGCGAGTTCATCGCGACCGTGCGCTACGACCGCATCGACGACCGGGGGCGGTCCGCGTCCGCGCCGGCCGACGAGGCGGAGGTCGCGTTCCTCGTGCAGGACGCGCACCAGGGGCGGGGGATCGCCTCGGCGCTGCTCGAACACATCGCGGCGGTCGCCAGGGAGCGGGGGATCCGGCGGTTCGCGGCGGAGGTGCTGCCCGCGAACAACAAGATGATCAAGGTCTTCCGGGACGCCGGGTTCACCCAGAAGCGCAGCTTCGAGGACGGGGCCGTGCACCTGACCCTCGACCTGGAGCCGACCGACGCGTCGCTCGCCGTTCAGCGCGGGCGCGAACAGCGCGCGGAGGCGCGTTCCGTACAGCGCCTGCTCGCGCCCGGCTCGGTCGCGGTGATCGGCACGGGCCGTACGCCCGGCGGGGTCGGCCGCACGGTCCTGCGGAACCTGGGGGCCGGGGGCTTCACGGGCCGTACGTACGCGGTGAACGACGCCTTCGCCCCGGACACCCGGGAACTGGACGGCGTCCCGGCCGTCCGTTCCCTCGCGGAGATCCCCGGCCCCGTCGACCTCGCGATCCTCGCGGTGCCCGCGCGGCGTGTGCCCGAAGCGGTCGCGCGCTGCGGTGAGCACGGCGTCCAGGGGCTGGTGGTCCTCTCCGCCGGATACGCGGAGAGCGGCGACGACGGGCGCGCGCGCCAGCGCGAACTCGTCCGGCAGGTCCGCTCGTACGGGATGCGCCTCATCGGCCCCAACGCCTTCGGGATCATCAACACCTCCCCGGCCGTACGGCTGAACGCCTCCCTCGCGCCGGAGCCGCCGGCGCGCGGCCGGATCGGCCTGTTCACCCAGTCGGGCTCGATCGGCATCGCGCTGCTGGCGGGCCTGCACCGGCGCGGGGCGCGCCTGTCCACCTTCATCTCGGCGGGCAACCGGGCGGACGTGTCCGGCAACGACTTCCTCCAGTACTGGTACGAGGACCCGGACACCGATGTCGTCCTGATGTACCTGGAATCCCTGGGCAACCCGAGGAAGTTCACCCGCCTGGCCCGCCGCACGGCCGCCGTGAAACCGGTCGTCGCGGTCAAGGGGGCGCGCCACAGCGGCAGCGCGCCCCCCGGCCACGCGGTGCCGGTGACCCGCATCCCGGACGCCACGGTCTCGGCGCTGCTGCGCCGGGCGGGCGTGATCCGCGTGGACACGGTGACGGAACTGGTCGACGCGGGCCTCCTCCTGGCGTCCCAGCCCCTCCCGGCGGGCCCCCGCGTCGCGATCCTCGGCAACTCCGAGTCCCTCGGCCTCCTCACGTACGACGCCTGCCTGGCGGAGGGCCTGCGCCCGCTCCCACCCCGCGACCTGACGACGTCCGCGACCCCGGCGGACTTCCGTACGGCCCTGACCACGGCCCTGTCCGACCCGTCGTGCGACGCGGTGGTGGTCACGGTGATCCCCCACGTGGGCGAGATGTCCACGCCACCCCTCCCGGAGACCACGGAGGCCACCGCCCTGGCCCGAGCCCTGAGAGAGGCCACCACCCACGCCCCACCGAAGCCGGTGGCGGTGGTCCACGTGGAACTGCCGGGCCTGGCGGAGGCCCTGTCGGCGACGGATCCGGACGGCGACCGCGCGGACGCGGCCGGTGAGGACGCCCCGGGCGGCCCCCGGGCCGTCCCCGCCTACCCCGCCGCCGAGCGCGCCGTGCGCGCCCTCGCCGAGGTGGTGCAGTACGCCGCCTGGCGGCGGGGGATCGCCGAGCCGGGGAAGGTGCTCGAGTACGACAACATCGACGAGGTGGGGGCCGGGGCGCTCATCCGGCGGGCGCTCGCGGAAGGGGCGGCCGACCCACGGGGGGTGAAGCTCGGGGACGATGACGCCGCGGAACTGCTCGGGCGGTACGGGATCTCCGTACGGCCCACCCTCCCCGCGCCAGGTCCCGACGACGCCGCCACCGCCGCCGCGCGGCTCGGATACCCCGTGGCGCTCAAGACGACCGCGCCCCACCTGCGCCACCGCGCCGACCTCGGCGGCGTACGGCTCGACCTCGGCGACGAGGCCCAACTCCGCCTCGCGTACGGCGAGCTGACCGACGCCCTCGGTGCTCCCGCCGAACTGCTCCCCGTCGTCCAGTCCATGGCCCCCCGAGGCGTCGACACCGTCGTACGCGCCGCCATCGACCCGGCCGCCGGCGCCGTCCTCTCCTTCGGCCTCGCCGGCGCCGCCTCCGAACTCCTCGGCGACCTCGCCCACCGCCTCGTCCCCGCCACCGACCGCGACGCCGCCGAGCAGATCAGGTCCATCAGGGCCGCCCCGCTCCTGTTCGGCTGGCGCGGCTCCACGCCCGTCGACACCCCCGCCCTCGAAGAGCTGCTGCTCCGCGTCTCCCGGCTGGTCGACGACCACCCCGAGATCGTCTCCGTCGACCTCGAACCCGTCGTCGTCGCCACCCACGGACTCTCCGTCCTCGGCGCGGGCGTCCGCCTCGCCCCGCCGCCCGCCCGCGACGACTTCGGCCCGCGCCGCCTGCCGAGCTACTGA
- a CDS encoding HPr family phosphocarrier protein — protein sequence MAERHVNVGWTEGLHARPASIFVRAVTATGVPVTVAKAESSPVNAASMLAVLGLGARGGEEIVLASDAEGADAALDRLAKLVTEGLDELPETV from the coding sequence ATGGCTGAGCGACACGTCAACGTCGGCTGGACCGAGGGCCTGCACGCCCGCCCCGCCTCCATCTTCGTCCGTGCCGTCACGGCCACCGGCGTCCCTGTCACGGTCGCGAAGGCGGAGAGCAGCCCGGTGAACGCGGCCTCGATGCTGGCGGTGCTGGGCCTGGGCGCGCGGGGCGGCGAGGAGATCGTGCTCGCCTCGGACGCGGAGGGCGCCGACGCGGCGCTGGACCGGCTGGCGAAGCTGGTCACCGAGGGGCTCGACGAGCTGCCCGAGACGGTTTGA
- a CDS encoding GntR family transcriptional regulator has protein sequence MRIPAHSVCTAIRDDIVSGVFERGSRLTEEQLARRYGVSRVPVREALRTLESEGFVTTRRHVGACVAEPTDQEAADLLEVRLLLEPLGAARAAQRRTEAHLKVLRGLVRLGQERARRGQGEDLRALGAWFHETLAQASGSPALTSLLTQLRHKIAWMYVVEQPAHPVESWAEHGAIVDAVARGDAERARALTTLHAERTAAVHRLRRPERGREKVRPSQHAVNTASARS, from the coding sequence ATGCGCATTCCCGCGCACTCGGTATGCACGGCGATCCGCGACGACATCGTCTCCGGTGTATTCGAGCGGGGCAGCCGGCTCACCGAGGAACAGCTGGCCCGGCGGTACGGCGTCTCCCGCGTCCCGGTGCGCGAGGCGCTGCGCACGCTGGAGTCGGAGGGCTTCGTGACCACCCGCCGGCACGTCGGCGCGTGTGTCGCCGAGCCCACCGACCAGGAGGCGGCGGACCTTCTGGAGGTACGGCTGCTCCTGGAACCGCTCGGCGCGGCCCGCGCCGCCCAGCGCCGTACCGAGGCGCACCTCAAGGTGCTGCGCGGCCTGGTCAGACTGGGGCAGGAGCGGGCCAGGCGGGGGCAGGGAGAGGATCTGCGCGCGCTCGGGGCGTGGTTCCACGAGACCCTCGCGCAGGCCTCCGGGAGCCCCGCGCTGACCTCACTGCTCACCCAGTTGCGGCACAAGATCGCCTGGATGTACGTGGTCGAGCAGCCCGCCCACCCCGTGGAGTCCTGGGCGGAGCACGGCGCGATCGTGGACGCGGTGGCGCGCGGCGACGCGGAGCGCGCGCGGGCGCTCACGACGCTGCACGCGGAGCGCACGGCGGCCGTGCACCGGCTCCGGCGGCCGGAGCGGGGCCGGGAAAAGGTGAGGCCTTCGCAACATGCCGTAAACACCGCGAGTGCTCGTTCTTAA
- a CDS encoding M16 family metallopeptidase: MEFHPQPTAGEARPWAFPAPERGALDNGLTVLRCHRPGQQVVAVEINLDAPLDAEPEGLDGIATIMARALSEGTDKHTAEEFAAELERCGATLDAHADHPGLRVSLEVPVSRLPKALGLLAEALRAPAFADPEVERLVRNRLDEIPHETANPGRRAAKQLSKELFPASLRMSRPRQGTEETVGRIDAAAVRAFYEAHIRPATATAVIVGDLTGVDVDGLLAETLGAWTGNTAAARPAPAITADDTGRVVIVDRPGAVQTQLLIGRIGADRHDRVWPAQVLGTYCLGGTLTSRLDRVLREEKGYTYGVRAFGQVLRSAPDGTGAAMLAISGSVDTESTGPALSDLWTVLRTLAAEGLTDAERDVAVQNLVGVAPLKYETAASVAGTLADQVEQHLPDDFQARLYARLAETGTVEATAAAVNAFPVDRLVTVLVGDASQIKAPVEALGIGGVTVVTG; encoded by the coding sequence ATGGAGTTCCATCCGCAGCCGACCGCCGGCGAGGCCAGGCCGTGGGCCTTCCCCGCCCCCGAGCGCGGCGCGCTCGACAACGGGCTGACCGTGCTGCGCTGTCACCGCCCCGGCCAGCAGGTGGTGGCCGTCGAGATCAACCTCGACGCGCCGCTGGACGCGGAGCCCGAGGGCCTCGACGGCATCGCCACGATCATGGCGAGGGCGCTGTCCGAGGGCACGGACAAGCACACCGCCGAGGAGTTCGCCGCCGAGCTGGAGCGCTGCGGCGCCACGCTCGACGCGCACGCCGACCACCCCGGCCTCCGGGTCTCCCTGGAGGTCCCGGTCTCCCGGCTGCCCAAGGCGCTCGGCCTGCTCGCCGAGGCCCTGCGCGCCCCGGCGTTCGCCGACCCCGAGGTCGAGCGGCTGGTGCGCAACCGCCTGGACGAGATTCCGCACGAGACGGCCAACCCCGGCCGCCGCGCGGCCAAGCAGCTCTCCAAGGAGCTGTTCCCGGCCTCGCTGCGCATGTCCCGGCCCCGCCAGGGCACCGAGGAGACGGTCGGCAGGATCGACGCCGCCGCCGTACGCGCCTTCTACGAGGCGCACATCCGCCCCGCCACCGCCACCGCCGTGATCGTCGGCGACCTCACGGGCGTGGACGTCGACGGGCTGCTCGCCGAGACCCTCGGTGCGTGGACCGGCAACACCGCCGCCGCCCGCCCCGCCCCCGCCATCACGGCGGACGACACCGGCCGGGTCGTCATCGTGGACCGCCCCGGCGCCGTCCAGACCCAGCTGCTCATCGGCCGCATCGGCGCCGACCGGCACGACCGGGTCTGGCCGGCCCAGGTGCTGGGCACGTACTGCCTGGGAGGCACCCTCACCTCCCGGCTCGACCGGGTGCTGCGCGAGGAGAAGGGCTACACCTACGGCGTACGGGCCTTCGGCCAGGTGCTGCGCTCGGCCCCGGACGGCACGGGCGCCGCGATGCTGGCCATCAGCGGTTCCGTCGACACGGAGTCCACGGGCCCGGCGCTCTCCGACCTGTGGACGGTGCTGCGCACGCTGGCCGCCGAAGGTCTGACGGACGCCGAGCGTGACGTGGCCGTGCAGAACCTGGTCGGGGTGGCCCCGCTCAAGTACGAGACGGCGGCCTCCGTCGCGGGCACGCTGGCCGACCAGGTCGAGCAGCACCTCCCGGACGACTTCCAGGCGCGGTTGTACGCGCGCCTGGCCGAGACCGGCACGGTCGAGGCGACGGCCGCGGCGGTCAACGCCTTCCCCGTGGACCGGCTGGTCACGGTGCTCGTCGGCGACGCGTCCCAGATCAAGGCGCCGGTCGAGGCGCTGGGAATCGGCGGAGTGACGGTTGTCACCGGCTGA